Below is a genomic region from bacterium.
TCATTCTCCGTGTCTCAGTGTCTCTGTGGTGAACGATTACCGCAAAACTTAGCCCAATTCGTGCCGAATGGGTTCACCCATTTCGTCAAAATGGAAGCACCCGAAGGCATGATCACCATTATAGTCCAGGACCCTGAGGTCTTCTACCCCTTTTAATTCTTCAGCGATAGCCTCAAACCTGGCCCCGTATCTTTCTCTGGCTTTATCAACCGGGACCTCAAAGGCAATAAACTTATTTATCCCCTTGTGCTTCAGTTTAGTCAAGACCCTCTCATCTTCGAGATCGGGGTAAGTGGTTAAGAAAAGCACCGGACTTGTCCCTGAAAAGACTAAAAACCCTTTCATACTTTACCTCCTCTCTAGGAATTCCCAGACCTCTTTTTGATGATCCAGCAAAAAGTCCCAAAGGAATAAAAAAATTTTGACTTTTTGCCTAACCATCATTTTCGGGTTGCTAACTAAATGGATCGTAACCGTTCACGCCACCAAGACATTTGTGCCTTAGTGACTGAACACTTGCAATGAATATTATAACAGATTTATATTTATGTCAACAAAAATATTTGAGGTTGCTAATAAACTAAAATTAGCCATAAGTAAAAGGATCGGAGACCTAAACTCTTCTCATCGGCTTTGATTGTTCTGTAATCCATCTAATAACTAATCCATTTTTTGTCGATAAATATATTAGATAATTAAAGACAACAAGGATGTGACCCTTAGTCCAGGAGGGACGATAAGCGTAAAGATGAGGGATTAAAATAAGAAAAGGGCGACAAAAGGCTTATCGGCACCCAAAGGGTTCTGGTAAGCTTTTTTATTTATTGCGGGGAAAAGCCTCTCGTTAACTTGATGAAGTCTCTCTAATTTTACCTCGCAGGCAGGGCCGCTGATTCATCATACATAATGTCAATAGTTGCCCGCCAGCATAACTCGTGATGGCCGTTCGTGTTCGCCAAGCTTTTAATTGGCGGGCACGAACCCAGGTCACGATACCGGTCTATTGAGAGCCTATCCCAAAACCTTGGCGCGATGAAAGCCGATAAAGGAGGCAGCTACAACTGCCGATGGATAGAGGGCGCCAGTGGTCGCTCTCTAAGCGGTCGCGGCTCGGATCGGTTTTGGGATAAGCCCTGAATAGTCCTTAGACCGAAGCGTGGAAAGGACTAAAAAAATGATAAAAGGAGTAGTTTCTTTGAACTATCATAGAATTAGCACTAACATTCAATGGACTTCCAGGTCTGTTTCAGGTAGAGAGGAACCCACCGGGCAGGCTCATGCTCACAGAACGCCTTCCTTTAATGAGGATATATCCGCCCGATTTTCTGTTTCAGGGATGTTTGTTGACTTTGAAAAATATCGAAAAATAGCTGAAGAGATAAGAAGAAGGATTATTTCCGCTTTTGAGACATGGAAGGAGCCGGCTCCAGGCCTAGCCTATGACCCCGGCAAACCCAAACCTGCCCCTGATGGATGGGGAGGATCTGTGCCTGCCGCAGAAAAGCCTCCGGAGCTAGAAAAAGAGCCGCCAGTCGAAGAGGTCCCGAAAGCCCAACCAGTGGCTGAACCAAAAGAAGGTGGTCGCACCAAACATGTGGTTTATCTAAACTTCAGGGACGATGCCTTTGATAATCTGGGATTGTCAGAAGAGAAGAAACTTGAGGCCAAAGACCGGGCCATAGAAAAGGTGAAAGAAGAGTACCAAGACTACAATGTCGTAGTAGTGACTGAACCTCCAAAGGAAGGAGAGTTCACTACCATAGTCATTGGTGGGACAAGCCCTAAAGAGGGTGCCCTGGGCCTGGCAGAATACGATCCGGGTAACAAAGACCTGAGCAATATGGGCTATGTTTACACCCAGGAGCTTCCAAAGGGCCATGCGGCCCTTGATTCGGTTGAGGAAGTCGGTGATGCCGTGGGTAACATTATTACCCACGAGTTAGGACATACCCTGGGCCTGGATGACCACCAGGATCCCCGTGACAAAGAGATAATGGACGGGCAAATGAAGATCTCCAGTTTGCCGTGGGATAAATATTTTACTCCAGCCAATCAGGAACTATTGGAAGAGAATGTTGGTTTCGATCAGGTAGCTTGATTTCAGAGGAAACAGGGCTAAACTAACTGAAAAAGAAAGAAGTGACGGGCTGAATGCTTCTAATTACCATAAATCGGCTTAAATGGCCTTAATAAAACTTTAGGGTTGTGCCGATTAAAGTATTAGTTGGTTGAGGGGAAAAGGGTTCAAGGACGAACCGGCAGGTGGGCTACCACGGAGGGCGGTAAGCGTAAAGATTGGGAAATATAGATATTGACTTCAAAAGGCTTATCGCTATCAAGGAATGTCCTTGAGTGATAAGCCTTTTTCTTTTTTAAAAAAGGGAGGGGATCAAAAATGTTAAACGGACTTCAGTTGGAAAAGGAGATTCCTGGATTTTTTCCAGGTCTGGGGATTGGTCAGGATAAAGAAGGGAATCTCCTGGCCGAAAGATTAAAGGGCGATTATTTTGCGACAGAACCTTTCCTTCGTCAAAGTGAGCTGAAAGATGAAGAAGGGAATCTTCTGGCGCAAGAACTTGAATTTGGACTATATAGGTCAGAGTTTCATTTTGATTATCAGAAATATACAAATGCCGCCAAGGGTCTCCAGCAGGCTGAACTGGCGGAAGCCCCTATTCAGGCCCAGGAGGCCGAGGAAAAAGGCCCAGACCGCTTGCCGCCAGTGAGAGATGGCTTTACGATCGAGAAAAGCGATCGTATTGTTGAAGCCGAAGAGGGTCATCGAACTTATGTGGCTGACAATGTAAAACCAGGTGATATTATTACGGTGGAGAACCTGGATACCGGTGAAATCGCCTCTTTTCAGGTAGATAAACAAGGTGGACTGCATATGATGGATGAGCCGGTGACGGAAGGCGAAAATGTAATGACCTACAAGCTTCACGAGGGTGATGTCTTGAATGTTGTCCCTGGCGGCGGCGCCCCGGCAGGAGGGCCGGATGACTTTTATGTGGACAGCTTTGATGAGGGAGATGTGGTGGGTATTGAAAATCTTGATACCGGTGAGAAGACCTTCTTCAGCATGGATGAGAATGGGATTTTTCATCAACTGGTCGGGGAGGAAGTAGATCGGGTTAATCAGCTATTAGAGCAGGGTGAAGATATTATCACTTATAAGGCACGTACTGGTGACCGGATTCACATTCAGGGTGAAGGTGAAAACGATAATACCTTAGTCACGCTTGAAGAGAACGGCTTTACTATTGAGCCTGAAGAAGAGGCTGAAGCCCTGCCTGCTCCGGCAGAGGGAGAAGGAGAGGATGTCTCTGTGGTCAGACCAACCCCAGCCGAAGCAGCCGAGGCAGAAGAAGGAAAGGGATTAGACCTCAGGGGTATGGCTGAGGCGTTGAAACAGCGGGTGGTCGATATTCTACTTGGTCGGGACATCGAAGAAGAAGAGGAAGTCGTTGGACTTAAGGAACTTCAGCCCACTGAAGAAGAAGAGCCGGTTGAAGAAATTACTGGTGAAGAAGTAGAGGATATAGATAATTCCAAAGGGGCCGATGGCCGCACAGTTTTAGAAGTGGCTGATACGATCAACGGCTTCATCAGGGATATGTATGAGCTTTACAAGGGGAAATATGGTGAAGGAAGCGAGCAACTTAATGATTTTGTGGAGATGATGAAGGGCGCGGTGGATGAAGGTATTCGGCAGGCCAGAGATGAACTTCAGGCCATGGGAACACTCGACGATTTTACCGGTAAGCGGATTGATCGGATTCAAGAACTGGTTCAGGAGGGAATCGATGAATTCTTCGAGGAAGAAATAGCCGCCTTTGAAGGGAAAATTGCTGAAGAGAATCTCGTCCTGCCAGAGAGGGAAGAGGAAGAAGAGGCTGAGGCAGTGCCTTTGGAAGAGATAGAGCAGGCTCAACTGGCTGCTCAGTCTGGAGCAAATTACCTGGCTGGAATGGGGTTTGAACCTCCGAGAGATTATACTGCCTTTGACTACAGAGTTTAAGTTAAAGGTATCTACTCAAAATCAAGTTAAAAAAGTAAGCTCATTACAGATTGTAGCGCTATGGGTTAAGTTTCATCTCCTTTTGTACCGACAGCGTCGGCATAAGAGCTTCCCCTCCCTTGATGCTTATCCTTACCCACATCTTCTAAAAACCACGAAGAACACAAAGGGCACGAAGAATTATAAAACAAATATTTTTTTCTTCGTGTCCTTCGTGCTCTTCGTGGTTTATCCTTACTTCTCCCATCCTTTTACCCAATTTGTGGGTAAGGATAAGCCCCTCAAGGGAGAGGGAATTTTGCTTTGTCTCCCAACTAACTGTTTAACTTAGTTTGTAACCGTTCAGGGGGTAATGAAAGTTGAGGGGAAATTTTTGTAACTATTCAGCTTTTAAGGCATAAAGACACAAAGATTACCAATAATAGCACACGGATTACACGGATGAGACGGATTGACACGGATAAAAAAATTTATTAGAAAAAATCCGTGAGAATCCGCCAAAATCTGTGTTATCCGTGTGCTATTCTATCAT
It encodes:
- a CDS encoding DUF5610 domain-containing protein, whose product is MLNGLQLEKEIPGFFPGLGIGQDKEGNLLAERLKGDYFATEPFLRQSELKDEEGNLLAQELEFGLYRSEFHFDYQKYTNAAKGLQQAELAEAPIQAQEAEEKGPDRLPPVRDGFTIEKSDRIVEAEEGHRTYVADNVKPGDIITVENLDTGEIASFQVDKQGGLHMMDEPVTEGENVMTYKLHEGDVLNVVPGGGAPAGGPDDFYVDSFDEGDVVGIENLDTGEKTFFSMDENGIFHQLVGEEVDRVNQLLEQGEDIITYKARTGDRIHIQGEGENDNTLVTLEENGFTIEPEEEAEALPAPAEGEGEDVSVVRPTPAEAAEAEEGKGLDLRGMAEALKQRVVDILLGRDIEEEEEVVGLKELQPTEEEEPVEEITGEEVEDIDNSKGADGRTVLEVADTINGFIRDMYELYKGKYGEGSEQLNDFVEMMKGAVDEGIRQARDELQAMGTLDDFTGKRIDRIQELVQEGIDEFFEEEIAAFEGKIAEENLVLPEREEEEEAEAVPLEEIEQAQLAAQSGANYLAGMGFEPPRDYTAFDYRV